The Ficedula albicollis isolate OC2 unplaced genomic scaffold, FicAlb1.5 N00810, whole genome shotgun sequence genome includes a region encoding these proteins:
- the LOC101817062 gene encoding mucin-2-like, producing TSTSPGTTSTSPGTTTVTPGTSTSPEFSTTPETTTPYGTTTVFPEITSPETTPTITGTTSTSPGTTSSAGATPTSPWTTTAPETTAGLGTSTTPERTETPGTTSTSPGTTSSAGATPTSPWTTTAPETTAGLGTSTTPERTETPGTTSTSPGTTSSAGATPTSPWTTTAPETTAGLGTSTTPERTETPGTTSTSPGTTSSAGATPTSPWTTTAPETTAGLGTSTTPERTETPGTTSTSPGTTSSAGATPTSPWTTTAPETTAGLGTSTTPERTETPGTTSTSPGTTSSAGATPTSPWTTTAPETTAGLGTSTTPERTETPGTTSTSPGTTSTPGTTSTRPGTTPVTPGASTIPETTTTLAGSIPTTPGATTSPETISTAPSKTSTTPVTNTTTLRTTTSPGTTTTIPGTTTNTPVTNTTPVAATTPVTNTTTPVASSTIPGTTITTPGTTSTTPVTTSTTPVTNTTTPVTTTTAVTNTPVNTTTPGTTSTTPVATITTPGTTTIPVTTSTTPVTNTTTPVTNTTTPMTSTTAPGTTSTTPVTITSPVANTTTPVTTTITPHHSCDQHQPCGQHNHTCDHHNHPCDQHHHPRDHHHTCDHHNHPCDQHHHTCDQHNHPEDHHNHPEDHHHHY from the exons accagcaccagccctgggaccaccagcaccagccctgggaccACCACTGTGACACCTGGGaccagcaccagccctgagTTCAGCACCACACCTGAGACCACCACCCCCTATGGGACCACCACAGTATTCCCTGAAATCACCAGTCCTGAGACCACCCCCACAatcactgggaccaccagcaccagccctgggaccaccagcagtgctggggccacCCCAACCTCACCTTGGACCACCACAGCCCCTGAGACCACCGCAGGCCTTGGGACCAGCACGACCCCTGAAAGAACCGAGACacctgggaccaccagcaccagccctgggaccaccagcagtgctggggccacCCCAACCTCACCTTGGACCACCACAGCCCCTGAGACCACCGCAGGCCTTGGGACCAGCACGACCCCTGAAAGAACCGAGACacctgggaccaccagcaccagccctgggaccaccagcagtgctggggccacCCCAACCTCACCTTGGACCACCACAGCCCCTGAGACCACCGCAGGCCTTGGGACCAGCACGACCCCTGAAAGAACCGAGACacctgggaccaccagcaccagccctgggaccaccagcagtgctggggccacCCCAACCTCACCTTGGACCACCACAGCCCCTGAGACCACCGCAGGCCTTGGGACCAGCACGACCCCTGAAAGAACCGAGACacctgggaccaccagcaccagccctgggaccaccagcagtgctggggccacCCCAACCTCACCTTGGACCACCACAGCCCCTGAGACCACCGCAGGCCTTGGGACCAGCACGACCCCTGAAAGAACCGAGACacctgggaccaccagcaccagccctgggaccaccagcagtgctggggccacCCCAACCTCACCTTGGACCACCACAGCCCCTGAGACCACCGCAGGCCTTGGGACCAGCACGACCCCTGAAAGAACCGAGACacctgggaccaccagcaccagccctgggaccaccagcacacctgggaccaccagcaccCGCCCTGGGACCACCCCCGTGACCCCTGGGGCCAGCACCATCCCTGAGACCACCACCACTCTCGCTGGGAGCATCCCCACCACCCCTGGGGCCACCACCAGCCCTGAGACCATTTCTACAGCCCCCAGCAAAACCTCGACCACCCCTGTGACCAACACAACCACCCTTAGGACGAccaccagccctgggaccaCTACCACCATTCCTGGGACCACCACCAACACCCCTGTGACCAACACCACACCCGTGGCCGCCACCACACCTGTGACCAACACAACCACTCCTGTGGCAAGCAGCACCATACCTGGGACCACCATCACAACCCCTGGGACCACCAGTACCACCCCGGTGACCACCAGTACCACCCCTGTGACCAATACAACTACACCTGTAACCACCACCACCGCTGTGACCAACACCCCTGTGAACACCACCACACCCgggaccaccagcaccaccCCTGTGGCCACCATCACAACCCCTGGGACCACCACCATCCCTGTGACCACCAGCACCACACCTGTGACCAACACAACTACACCTGTGACCAACACAACCACCCCCATGACCAGCACAACCGCtcctgggaccaccagcaccacTCCTGTGACCATCACCAGCCCTGTGGCCAACACAACCACACCTGTGACCACCACAATCACCCCT CACCACTCCTGTGACCAACACCAGCCCTGTGGCCAACACAACCACACCTGTGACCACCACAATCACCCCTGTGACCAACACCACCATCCCCGCGACCACCACCACACCTGTGACCACCACAATCACCCCTGTGACCAACACCACCACACCTGTGACCAACACAACCACCCTGAGGACCACCACAACCACCCTGAGGACCACCACCACCACTATTAG